The Oryza brachyantha chromosome 6, ObraRS2, whole genome shotgun sequence region CATTGGCCTGAAGAAATCTACGGCGTGGAGAAGCAATGGAAAGATGGTCCGACCTCCCAATATCGGTAGGGATGGCAGGTTTGACATCTGGGCCTCACGCTGACTAACCCCCGGGTCCCACCCTATGGTTGATGATGTGGGCCCTCGCTGGAACCACGCTATCCCACGATGAACTGGCTTTAACCCACATCTGAACTAAACAACTTGTCGTAGTCAAGTTAATTGAAAGAtgtatgactaatcatgatgAATCTCGACCGAAATCCACAACTATTTGAATAATTTAACTCTAACAATCTTCACTTACAAGACAACCAAAATGCATATCTCTATATGTCACCATGCCATCACGGCATCTTGAGAAAAGGTTGTGACAAGACAATATAAATAACCATCTACTAACCATCCACACCTTATGAAAGTTACACACCCTGCACAAGTTATCCCTTGTGCCACAATAGATCCAGAAGCTGATCAACCCATACCCGAGCCGACCCAACCTCGTCACGTCCCTTAATCCAATTACTGCACACTAAAGAAGAGGGTTGGTGAGCAGtcgagggggaggcggtgccAGTGGGCACGCCCCACCTGTCAATCGGACATGAGTGGGTGGACCGAGTTAACTTGTGCACAGGGGAGTGGTGGCCATGTGGGCACACATGCTAAAGCAGCGCCAACATAGCAGCCTCGTGCCTCGTGGACAGCTTAGATCAAGCCTAATCAAGCGGTCATGGTGAGGCAAGGCAGCGAACACGGCCAACCGACCAAGCGTGCGACCCGATGGTCACCGTCTATCTGGCAGCATCGAGTGGTGTAAGGGTGGAGAGGACCTCACGTCGGCCGCACAAGGACAAAGAGAGACAGGAGGGGACCACAACTACTTTTGATGGTGTATTGAGTCGATGGGGGTTAGCGACATGTCGTTGGGTAGTCATTCAAATGGGATTCGAGGTGTGTGAGGGGAGATGGTAAAATAGATAGTAGGAAAAGAAGGAAGAGTAAAAGAGGAAGGAACCCACGTCACGATAGATTGAGCTCCGACTCACACCAATGTGGATCCCTATGCCTTTCTCCACTTACCACATCGGTTTTTGGCCAAAACCACGTGTGGCTTCAATAAAGCACACCGAGCACATATGTAGCATCTACCCTCTATTGTGGTCATCTAAAACCACAGACCATGTATTAGCGTTGGGCATGGTCTCGTACTAGAGATGAAAACAGGAAGGGTATTTTCCACCTAGCCGCCTGACTTGAGGCTcatgaaaagaataaaggaaagaaaaatggatACCCGATATTATCCGAGTTTGAACCCGactctaattaacaaaaaatatatgggtTAGGATATGTCccatattaataaatatgtaatgtAATTTATTATGAGTACACATAAAAATTCAGTTAATCACTATTTTATGAGCTCATAagtagtattatattttttttcttaaagtatcatttttaattctaattaCCTTTctagataatatatatgttagatttaaaaaatatctgtttttaaatctaattctaaaaaaatatagattaagaTACGGGATAAGGATATATTATCTGGCACTACTCATACcgattaaaatatagaaatatctaGATCTGACCATATCAGACCGGATTTCACCCCTACCTTCTACCAGCCGTCCCTCAAATCCACACACCGGAGCCTGCCAATTTTCCCACTTTTTAACCGACTCACCACCTGGCCCCAAATCGGATCTACCTCGACAACCCCGCAAAAAAAGAGCTAACCAAAGACCTCCAAGTACTACATGCACGTCCATCCCTCTCAAAAAGTAGCCGTTGCCTTTTACCCGATTTCAATTCTCTCCGCCGAGATCCATAAAAAACGAACGCCACCGATTCGCTTTTCGCCCGATTTCAAATCCTTCGCGCACGAAAGCGGCCGAAAAGTCTCGCCCCGTTCGTTCCAAACCGCGTCGTCGAGCGCGAGAAAGGAAGGCAGGAGGCGAGGAGAATCAAGAAGGGGGAAACGGTGGAGATCGCCGCGAGATCCATGGTACCTGAGATCGGGGAAGCCGCAGATCATCTCCGCTTCTTTCCATCTAGAGATTCGGTGTCTCTGATCTAGCTATATGTGTTGGTGGTGGGTGTTGGCGCGTGCAGGACAAGgttgaggcggcggcgacggcggaggaggatgaggaggacgGTGATGTCGCCGGGGAAGAGGCGGGTCCGTGGCCGGTGGAGGCCCTCCCGGAGCCCCCCGACGACGCCGGCCCCGTCGGGTGGCCCATGCCGGAGTTCTGCCCTCTCACGGTGAGCGAGCCCACACGCCCGCACGCGCTTCCCCCCCTTGTTCGCTTTCCCCTCGTTGGATCTCAGGAGGTGTGGTGCTCGCGTGCTTCGATGCGTTTGTTGTTCAGATCGACGGGGCCGTGAAGGAGTCGTTCTTGGAGGCCCTGCGGAAGGACGCGGAGGAGCAGGCGCTGCGGGACGCGGAGGCGCGGAGCCCGGAGTCGCGGCCGTCGAGCAGCAAGCGCCAGCGCGCCggcaccgcctcgccgccgcagccctCGTCGTCCAGGAGCCCCTACCGCAACATCCTGCAGGTGTTCCAGCAGTGCAAGCAGGACGTCGCTTGAgtggaggaagacgacgacctCCACTGGACCACTGCCAGGCGAGGAGAGAACAGTACAGGCCGCGACACCTCGGCttaatcttttttctctcactTCATTACGAGAAAATAATGCTTGATTACTTGCTTGCCGTGTATGGATCAATCGATTCAGTTCAGTTCAGTGATAGTTTACCCTTAGCTCACATGTAACAGAGTGGATAGGAAGCCTAATGCTTGTGTAAAGATCATAAGATACAGCTAAATTACGCCATGGAAAATTCAGATTCGTTTGTAATGATATCAAGAAAAAATCAGATACATTTGTATTGATATCTCTCCTAGTTATTAGATCTTACGctctccgttccaaaatatactaCAAAATCCATTTGTATTGATATCCTTGCCTGGAGTAgttatttatagtatttaaatatctataaaatataagtcttTTAATCGTTTCCAATGATTACAAAGCTAATCAGATAAATACTTagaaaatctaattaattcaaaattcaaatataaaaaattgatcactaaaataactaaaagaaaatatttgaatattttaacATTTCCTAAGTCTATGCTAAACAATCtgaaattacttttatattttgaaacagagtTAGCGCCATTGTAGTTGTTggtacagattttttttttctggggtAAGAGACAACGAAGGGTCATGAAGGCAAGCTTTCTTTGATGTCAAAATATGGTTACAACTAatgaaacaaataacaaaatgtTTTATTGACTACAAAGGGCATCTGTTACGAACATTTTGGCTATATAATGGACCGGTGTACAAAATATACATCCATCTCAACTCGCCAGTTTGGCCAAAATCACCATATCTAAGATCTTAACTTCATATGTGTCGTCAAGCTTCACAATTCCATCAGAACCATCTATACCTATGAGTTTTCCGTTGTATCCACGGAAATTGCCATTCATTATCTTGATCTTGTCGCTCTTCTTTGGCCGGACAACCTCGAGCTCATTTGGAAGAACCGTCACGATGTCTCCGTTGCCTGATGACCCAAGTGCAACTCGACAAGATCCATCCTGCAAGTTCAGACGACGAGTGGCATCAGGCATCAGCTCACGAGACAAGCAGAATTACTGAGAAATAGCAGAGTGCGCAAATCCATACCGCAAGAACTTCCCTCACCACACCAGGACCATCGTCACCTGCCCTTAATACATTAACCAAAACGTCAGGCAACAACCAGTTGCCTTCACCTTCACCACCTGCAGATATTTTGACATGTAATTGACAATATAAACATTGCTTCTCTGTTACCCAGACTGCTCAAAATACCATAGGAGCTTTATGGATGCAAAAGTATAAACAACACACCTATTATAGGTGACATTATATCCATTCCAACATTGCCTGGAGTCATCGGTTGACCACCAGGTGTGCCAGGAAGGTACGAGGCAGAATTTGGCGTCATTGGTTGACCTACAGGAGTGGAAGGCACATATGGGCTTGGAGCATTTCCTGAAGAGAGAGACAGTGGAAAAACAATATTAGAACAGAAGCATTAATACATTCCAGCCCAATACGTATCAGTATACAAATAGAAATCTGAATATTTTTCCTACCATAGTTGCTTTCCCTGGGAGTTGGAGCATCATTATAGCCAACTCCTGGCGTATTTGCCCATCCTGATCCAGGTGTGGGTGCTTCATATGGCCGAGCTGGTGGAGTTCCTGGCTGAAAATTTTACAAGACAACGAAAACAAGCTATATGGATCTGATCCAAAAACAGGCTCTAAGAATGAATAATAAAATGGACCACAACCACCTAACCTGGTAAGCTGGACTGCTTCCCCAAGTAGCAGGATTTCCTTCTTCCCAGTTATCCCTGGTAAATCACCAAAAAGACATGACCAACATTAAGAGTGAGTGGCAACTATTTAAGTACAAAACATAAAAGCTACATGATGGAAGCTAATTATTCTGCCAAGCAACCAGATTTATTCATTGATCAGAACATCAGATATAGAGAAGCTGTACAACCTCGGAGGGCTCATAGGAGCCCAGGCACGACTGCGCATAGGAGTCCGCATTCCATCGTGTATAGGGGTTGCTGTAGAGGCATATGAACTTGTTACCATCCAAAAAAATGATGGAAGAGTGCAGGAATACAAAAGAAGATGAGAATTGAGGAAGAATGCAGGAACACAAAAGATGAGAATTGAGCAGCATTTTCTTTGCATGCAAGTAGCCTCTGTTCAGAGgacacttatattttaaagaaaatgtcaGTCTCCAATCCTCCATACACTAAGCTTGTTTGCGTGCCTTCTAAGGTGGTTATATTTGTTCATAATAGTAACTCAAATGCAATAGCCATTGCTCACTTGACTAGGTAAAACTAAATTAGATGCACTTCCCCATCTTGCTCAGGATTAGTTGTTCGCTCGCCATGACAAGCATGGGGGCACAAAAACAATCCTTGTATggtctatttatttattggatGGAATGAAATGAATGGCCCATAGAAATTGATTGGTGTCATAAAAAGAGCTGTAAAATAAACAGCGCAGGagcaataaaaaattagattgtGTTCTCTCAATGATTAATCATTGAACTCTAGCTGGGCATTTGCGATTATAGGAAAGAGGACCTCACAAATGAATCATGGTGACAAAATGAATTCAAGTGCTAAAGCTAAACAGCGGAATATGAGGATAAAGGCAAACGAACCTCCAGGATCCCGCATCGGTGTCTGGTAAGGATGAAGTGGTGTTCGAGACGGGTGTATTGGAGTTTCACCACCCAATGAATAACGAGGTTCACTGGCAATACAACCCATGTCAGCAAACAAAATTGAACAGTTTACCTCAAATGCAAGAACAGCGAGAATTACCGGAACGGCGTTGCAACGGTAGGTGTGTCTGCAATATCATCTCTCTTAACTGTATTTTTACATTGATGTTAGATTCTCAATACATTAGAAATCAGAACagagaataataataataacaacaatGTTCACCTGTCACAATCTTCATTAACGAATCAAGCTCCACACGCACAAGCACACCAGTCACCTCTTTAACACGGCCACGGTACCCCTTGTAAGGGCcggatttaattttaatacatTTGCCCACCAATGCATCATGCCCTCTACCACCACGACCACCTCCTCCAAACCTTCCGCCATCTGCTTAGAAGGAAAAGTCTATATTACTGTGCCAGGTAGGTCAAATAAAGCTTAAGCTATTGTCTAACTTCAAGAACTGCTTGAAAACATGTAGATTGCTGAATCACATCACGACCAGGCAAAAGGAGCAACAAAGTTTGATTGTAGAAGTTCATACGGTTCATATGAGGTCCTCGTGGGGGCAGCCTTCCTGGTGATTGCAAAATGCTAGCTGGAGATCTTAAAGCACCAAGCCTTGGATCCGACGTATCCATACCctgcataaaaaaatagaaattaagCACAGAAATAACTCTCAGCATGACTGGCAAAGATTTATACAGGTCCGGTACAAACATTTCCACGACGTCCACCAGCTGATCCACCAACAAGAAGACAGGACTGTGCTTTTGCACAAATAAAGCCAGCATGCTCGAGGTGGTGCCTATCATAGATAAATAATATCCCCTTGTGTATGTGTTCCACGGGCCCTTGTTTTCCCTAATTCAATCAGAATGTGAATATGAGTACTAGTGTATTACAAATGCATAggcatgttaaaaaaaagaacatcaaATAAATGTGAAATCAAACATACTTTGCATGCTCCCTCAACTACTCTGACAACATCCTTAGCTGAAATCATATTGTTGGACCGATCTTTTGCAGATACACGGCGATCAATCTTGCTTTTTATTTCTCTTAGTTTTACTAGCACAACTTCTGGTCTATCCGGTACTCCTTTCAGAACCTAAATATGTGTGCCATGGATAAATATTTTGTGGACATTAACATGCCATTGAAGCTTAAAACAACAGTTACCTGAAACGCCTCTGTTTCCACCCTTATAATTACCCCAAATGACAAGTTGCTGAAAAACGTTTAGAAGAAATTAGGGTTTGAGGTGTAGTTAAGCTATTTATAATCAAATACAAAGTTGACTTACTCCAAAAGAATAAGATCATGCAGCTCATAATCACCAATTCTGGTTATTCCTGTTGTGATCTCAGAGCTCTCCACAACATGGTCCGCAAACACACGTATCTGTGGTTATCATGAGTTcaaagttaaaataaattatatcctACAGATCATGTGGGTATTTCCAATTCTATCCTACAGAAAATGTGGGTATTTCCTGAACGAAAAGGCTCACATGTTCTTTTGTCGTGtcagataaaataattaagacaTGCCCTTCCACTTTAACAACCATGCCTGTTGCACCTTCTTGAACACCTGATACCACTTTAACATGATCTCCTGGTTTAAAATACTTGCAAAGCTCTTTCTCATTGAAGGCTAATGTTTTCTGTAATtacaaaaaacaatatattaacCAGGCAGAACTACAAATCATACATTCCAATAAAATGCAAGTGACATGGATATTTTAAGTTGCAAGCAATTACCGGTAGATCAGATATTTTTGGTCTAATGTGGACAGTCTCATCCTCTACTTTCTCAACCCAACCCTCCAAATTTTTCAGATCACCTTTGATAACAATGACAgcatcacccttcataaagTGCCCCTTTTTCCTATTAGCAAAAAGTGTAGACAAGCTAGACATATCCCCATTCATGTCATCACCAGGTTTTCTGAACTTCTCCAGTTCATCGAATGATGGCTGAATATTCTGTGTGCTGATTGATTTTATTGAGACTGTTTTATATAAGAAACCATCTTTGAACATTAAACCATCAATCATCTCAAAGTACTCCCCAGAGTCTTtatccctcctccgctccacGCGAATGTGCATCTCTCTGATTGCAGGGATGTTAGCAggtattaattaaaataaggGAAAATAATACATGACGCGATGACagggatgaaaaaaatcacctcGCTTCATCAATATTAAAGAAACGTGGTGGTGGGACAAATGCTTTCTTCTTGACAACCTCCCTCCCTTCCTGAACATGCACCATTCAAAACATACAGTCAAACAATCAATGCAACAGCAAACCTAAAAATTTGAACAAACCCAATGTGCATTAATTGTCAAATATCCAGGTTAACTAGGACAGAAGCATTAAACAAAAGCGAACGATATtcagaaaaataattgtgtaatGTACCAGTTTACTAGCCAAAGCTTGTAAATCTATTCTAGGGATCAACTTCACAGTAACCCTTTGGCGCACATTGTCAACATCAACAACCTGCAGACACAATCTTGTCAGTTTTTGGAAGTTATATTCCAAGAATAATGTCAGTATTTGGAGAAGATATCAAAGCAACAAGACATACCTTAGCAAGGTCACCTTTATATATACCCAGCTTCATTCGAACCCAAGCATCCCTCGAAAGATCAACAGATTTGCTCTCCACGGAGAGGACATCTGCCATTTCTTTTATAGGAACTAAAGTTATTTTTGCTGAAGCATAAATGTTTCGAAGACCTTTGCAAGCCTGCATAAACCAAGTTTAGTAGGGATAAACTttcaaatgatataaaatgtTAACCATATGCATACCTCCTTGACATGGGCCTCCTTCTCCGCttcaacataaatataattcTTTAGATGGTCTAGTGCAACAACTGACTTTATCTGGAGATCTGATCTGTCAATGAACTTTTGCATTAGACAAATAGCGGTCTCCCTCTCGTGCCCAATCTGAAGAAAAAATTCCGTATTAGTAAAGGTCACACAACTGTAACTAGAACGAGATAGCAGAAGGTTAATTAGCTACAGAATGACCCTACCGCACATTTCACCATCCATAGCTTTGGATCCTTGACTGATGGCAAGAGAGCTTGCTGTTCTACTTCTGCAGCTTCCTCTCCATACTCAATATGAGTAGATCTTGCATATCTCTCCCTGACTCGCCTTTCAATTTCCTCAATGTCCTCTTCCTCATCCCTCATAGGCATTGAACGATGCCTTGAGCCCCTAACAACATCCTCATCTGGAAGGTCGGCCCCAGCATCATTGATGAAATCtgagaaaaggaaataaagcAGAGATGAAGACATTAGAGAAACAACCTTGATTTTCTCACTTGGTAAGCTAACTTGTACATAACTACATCAACCACAACATCTAAACAGTGAAACAGTGAAACAACTACAGGGAGAAACTGGAGTGTAGTTGTCATGAGTAATGGCCATCACCAGaattctgcaaaaaaaaaaatccctctatATTATTCtcaaataaatacaaaagatCCTCTGATCCTTACGAAGCATTACCACAGGTCCACAGATGATCAATCAACTTTATTGTCTGaacctaaaaaatataaacagcTTCTAGATACCACTAGTAATAGAtgcaatgaaacaaaaaacttaaTCTGCTTCGGAATATTCAACCAATGCAATCAAATCAGTTTTTAAGAGTTGAAATTGCTTGCAGTTAAGAGCAGCCCTTCAaccataaatataattaagttCGGGAGTTTATGTCTGGGTACTAATTTCTAACAATCCAggacaagagaaaaaagaagattaGCTCGTTCAGAACGCTGATCTGTAAAGTAGTTGTCAGCTAACGAACCACCATCACTCATCCACAATTCATCGCCTATGAGCACAAGTAAACCTAACTAAGTTCATGTTAACATAAGGTGCAA contains the following coding sequences:
- the LOC102711897 gene encoding uncharacterized protein LOC102711897, coding for SLFARFQILRARKRPKSLAPFVPNRVVEREKGRQEARRIKKGETVEIAARSMDKVEAAATAEEDEEDGDVAGEEAGPWPVEALPEPPDDAGPVGWPMPEFCPLTIDGAVKESFLEALRKDAEEQALRDAEARSPESRPSSSKRQRAGTASPPQPSSSRSPYRNILQVFQQCKQDVA
- the LOC102712450 gene encoding putative transcription elongation factor SPT5 homolog 1, producing the protein MARRGRDDDDDEVEEEEDEEEAYDLDEEEDDEDDYEEEARRGGKASRSRGGGGGGGGGGGGGGGGRKRSREDNFIDDSAIEDDEEDDDDEDGGGRPKKKGGGGVRGFFDEEAQVDEDEEEEDDGEGEDDFINDAGADLPDEDVVRGSRHRSMPMRDEEEDIEEIERRVRERYARSTHIEYGEEAAEVEQQALLPSVKDPKLWMVKCAIGHERETAICLMQKFIDRSDLQIKSVVALDHLKNYIYVEAEKEAHVKEACKGLRNIYASAKITLVPIKEMADVLSVESKSVDLSRDAWVRMKLGIYKGDLAKVVDVDNVRQRVTVKLIPRIDLQALASKLEGREVVKKKAFVPPPRFFNIDEAREMHIRVERRRDKDSGEYFEMIDGLMFKDGFLYKTVSIKSISTQNIQPSFDELEKFRKPGDDMNGDMSSLSTLFANRKKGHFMKGDAVIVIKGDLKNLEGWVEKVEDETVHIRPKISDLPKTLAFNEKELCKYFKPGDHVKVVSGVQEGATGMVVKVEGHVLIILSDTTKEHIRVFADHVVESSEITTGITRIGDYELHDLILLDNLSFGVIIRVETEAFQVLKGVPDRPEVVLVKLREIKSKIDRRVSAKDRSNNMISAKDVVRVVEGACKGKQGPVEHIHKGILFIYDRHHLEHAGFICAKAQSCLLVGGSAGGRRGNGMDTSDPRLGALRSPASILQSPGRLPPRGPHMNHGGRFGGGGRGGRGHDALVGKCIKIKSGPYKGYRGRVKEVTGVLVRVELDSLMKIVTVKRDDIADTPTVATPFREPRYSLGGETPIHPSRTPLHPYQTPMRDPGATPIHDGMRTPMRSRAWAPMSPPRDNWEEGNPATWGSSPAYQPGTPPARPYEAPTPGSGWANTPGVGYNDAPTPRESNYGNAPSPYVPSTPVGQPMTPNSASYLPGTPGGQPMTPGNVGMDIMSPIIGGEGEGNWLLPDVLVNVLRAGDDGPGVVREVLADGSCRVALGSSGNGDIVTVLPNELEVVRPKKSDKIKIMNGNFRGYNGKLIGIDGSDGIVKLDDTYEVKILDMVILAKLAS